From the genome of Nocardia mangyaensis:
TCGGTGAGCAGGGTCTGGACATCGCCGCGCCGGATGTCGTCGGCGAGGGCCGCGCCGCGCCGGGTGTTGTCGATGCCGACCGTGACGTATCCGCCGAGCGCGCCGGCGGCGAGGCTGGTGAGCATCTCGGCGGTGTCGCCCAGCAGTGTTCCCACGTGCATCGGACGGGCGGGATCGGCGACAGACAGTATCGTCACGGCCTGGCGTCGTGTCTCGGCGATGTGCTCGCGCCACGTCCGGGTCCGGTCGGGACAGGTCATCGCGAGGGAATCGTCCTCCGCTCGCGCGAGCAGAAGGTCGGTGACCGTGTCAGCCATGGCCCAAATTTAGAACACGTCCTTCGCGGCTGTATACAGATTTCAGAGATTGTCTACTCGGCGAACCGGCCGTGTGCGGTTGGTCTTCCCCGGCCTTTCCGGATTAGCGGGGGGAACCTCATGGGGCAAAACTGGCACTGGTTGTCGGCCTGCCTCTCCGCCGTTGAACGAAGCCGCAGTCATTGCCAGTCGAGAGGGTACGTTAGTACGTAAGAACGATGTAACGTATTATCACACTCATGGCAGAGAACGTTGATGACCTGCGACGCGAGATGGCCGCACTGTCGGAGCGCGTGAGTCACTTGGAGGCCATGGCCGGCGAGTCCGAAGTCGCGCATTCGGCCTCGCCTGTTGTGGAAGGGGAACAGTTCTGGGCGCTGACGGGATTGCAGTCTCGGCTGGGCGATCATCCCGCGACGGCGGATGGTGCGGTGATGATGGTGGGTTCGCTGACACTGCCCGACGGCGCGCCGGTGGCGTGGCAGCAGGGCGCAGGCACGTCCGGCATGTGGGAGACCGACTGGTCTGATCAGGCCGCAACGTTCGCCGCGCTCGGGCATCCCGTGCGGCTGGAACTCCTCCGCCAGATTCTGTCCGGCGTGCATGCGACCGCCGAGCTCGCGGAGACCGCATCGCTGGGAACGACCGGGCAGTTGCATCACCATCTGCGCCAGCTCGTCGCCGCGGGCTGGGTGAAGCAGAGCGGTCGCGGGAGCTACGAGGTTCCCGCGACCCGCGTCGTGCCACTGCTGGTGTGCATGGTGGGAGCCGAGCGATGAAGCGGGTGGTGTTGGCGCTGTACCGAGTGCGGATACCGCTCTACTACCTCGCCGCAGTCATCCTCATCGGCAATGCCCTTCTGGGGCGTTTGCTGAGCACGGGAGGGGTTCGCGAGGTGCGCCTCGTTGTCGTCTTCGCAGCGCTCGGTGTCGCCGCGCTCTGCTTGGCACTGGCGTTCCTGGCGCCACGGCTGCTCCCGGAGCACCCTGTCCGAGTCGTCGCGCCTCCTGTGCGAGGCCGGTGGGTGGGCGTGAACAGCCCGGCCTCGCAGGTACCCAGCCACGGTGTGCGCGCCTACGGGCAGGCATATGCGATCGATGTTGTCGCCGATCCGGTCGATACTCCTCGACCGGAGTTCGGCAGAAGAATGATGCGGGCAGTGAGCAAGTATCCGGCGTTCGGGGCGCCGGTGTTCGCGATGCTCGACGGTGAGGTCGTACGAGCCTCGGGATGGCGTAGGGATCACCGCGCCCGCTCGAACGCGTGGGGCATCTTCTACATGATGGCCGAGGGCATGATCCGCGAGATCGGCGGGCCGGGATTCGTGGTCGGCAACCACGTCACGATTCGCAGCGACGACGGCGTCTACGCGACCGTTGCACATCTCCGACAGGGATCATTGACCGTGAAGGTCGGTGACCGCGTCACAGCAGGCTCGATCGTCGGGCATTGCGGCAACTCGGGCAACACCAGCGAGCCGCATGTACATGCGCAACTCATGGACCGCGCCTCGTTCTGGACCGCTCGAGGCCTCCCGATGACCTTCGCAGGGGTCACACTCGACGACGAGGATGAGAGAACAGAAGCGCTCCCCGCCAACGACCAACACATGACAGTCAATTCCCCGGCATGTCCGGAAACTCACTAGAGCGCCGGTGGTTGAAACCAATCCCACTGCACCTGCGCTGGCTGGATCCCGGCCTCGGCGAGCCGCTCGGGCGTACGCGCTCCAAGACTGCCAGCGAGACCTCGATCTGTTCGGGCTGCTGCACGATCAGGTAACAGCGTCACCTATTCGTACAGCAGCCCCGTTCCGGTTCCTCCTTTGCGACAACAGCTTTCGAAACGAGTGAGTCAGGCCAGATCCGCGATGGTCGACCGGCGGGGCCCGTGGCAGAGGTAGGAGGCGATCTCGGCAGGGTTGGCGATGCTGCGCCAGGCGAGCAGCCAGTGCCCGCGCCGGTGCTGTGGTGACGAGTTCATCGGCGCGGGCCTGGCCGAGCCCGGTCGTGGTGAGAGTGTCGTTACGGTGGGTGGCTTGTGCCTACGACCAGCCCGTTCGCATAGTCCCGCCCGTCCTCGCGGCTCGGAGCGCGTGAACCGCCCATCGACCCGCTCGGGGACGTTCGAGATGGCATCGGCGCCGAGCGGGTCGTACACGCTGTCGCGCTGTCAATTGTCGAACTCGTGACAACTCGCGGAATCAATTGAGGAGCAGGTGGATCGGGAATGGTAGTACCAGCAGCCCCCAGGGGGTTTCGATGGTGCGCCTAGAGGGCTCCGGCTGTCGGGGATCGAGGTGGTCGCGGGGCGGTGACTGTGTACACAGGGGGTGGTGCTTCCGCTGGTCGAAGCAGGTCAGGTCGTCATCCTCATGCGGTCCAGGATCGCTGTCGAACGAGGGCGGAAAATACGGAGCGAGCGGACTTTCGGGGAAACCGGGCGGCGGGCAGCTTGGCGGTACACACTCCGGAGGCGGGAAGCTGGGTGGCGGGAAATCTGGAGGCGGGAAAGTGGGTGGCGGGAAATCTGGAGGCGGGAAAGTGGGTGGCGGGAAATCTGGAGGCGGGAAAGTGGGTGGCGGGAAATCTGGAGGCGGGAAAGTGGGCGGCGGAAAGTCCGGAGGCGGGAAAGTGGGCGGCGGAAAGTCCGGAGGCGGGAAAGTGGGCGGCGGAAAGTCCGGCTCGGGGTGATCGGGCTCAGGATGGGCGGGGAAGCCGTGGCCTGTCCCGGGGTGGTTGTTCTGATTTCCGCTGGGCGGGCTGTCGGTGAAATCGCCGGATGGGACGTCGTCGGTGGGGACCCCGTCGGGGGTTGTCGCGGGCGGTGATCCGTTGTAGTCGGCGTCACTTGGCTGATCCGGCGTTCCCTGCAGGCTGGGTGAAGTGGCGTTGTCGGGGCTCGAATTCCCGCTTCCTTCCCCCGAACCGTCACTGGTGACGCCAGCTGTACCTGGGCTCTCGCTGTCGCCCATGTCGCTGCCCCCAAGGGTGGTCTGAGTGATCGAAGCCGCTGGCGCGGCGAGGGTGTGTCCGGTAGTGGCTGTCGCGGCCATCAGCGTCGCCGCACCGACGACTGCGGCGCGGGCGAGTGCGATCGAAAGCCGACCACGATGGACGTGTGCTGGCATGGGGGGTCTCCATTCCGAGCGGTAACCCGCAGGTGACCTGCGGGACCTTGGTTACGCAGATAATGTACCGTTAATTAGAGGCGCGTTAGCTGGCGGCTGCTTCCATGGTTGGGAGCAGCGGTTCGCCCCTGTGGTACGCCGTCACGAACCGGTCCCGTCGACCGATGTGCGCATCGCGGACTCTTGCCGATGTGCCACGCGGCTATGGTGCGAGCGGAAGTGGTTCTGCCGCTAGAACTCTGACATTCCACCCCAGATCCCGTATTGCTCCTCGGCCGCCGATGCGTGCTCGCGGCATTCGGCCAGTACCGGGTAGCTCAGGCATAGACGTTTCGCGAGGGCGTTGATGACGCGGGATTTCACGGGGTTTTTCAGTCCTGGTTTGCCACGAATGGGAAGAGTGGTCCGGCAATTCCTCGAGGGTGTGTGCAGCGGCGTGTGCATCGAGATGTCAAAGGCTTCAGGGTCTATCTACGCGCGCATTGTTCCCATGAATGGGAACAATGCGCGCGTCATGAAACGGATGCTGGTAATCTCATCGCCATGCCGCATCGGAGAATTTCGACGCGGCATGTCACGGAATTGTAGTGCGCAGTGTCGCGCGACTGCAGGGGTGTCTTCACATTCCTCATCAGCCTGTCGTGTCGTTATCGGTGAGCTCGGGACAGCTACCGCGCACTATCTACGGTTTCGTGACCGGCTACCTCCGTGCTGGGTTCACCCCCTCTCCGGCTCGGAGGTAGCCATCCGGGGCAGGTGCAACGTCCCTGGACATCACAGCTGGTGTGCCGCGTAGACGCAGGCGCATGCGTTGCGGTGCGGTGCCGGATCGTGCTGGCCTGCACCGAACCAGGAGCGGTCAACACCCACGTAGCGGCCGAGGTGGGTGTGTCGGCGATGACGGTGCCCGAATGGCGGGGCCGTTTCATCGAGTACGGTCTGGCGGGTCGGTCTGGCCGATTACTCGACTCCCTCGCTCGATATCTGCAACGGATTTCAGGCGCAGAACACTAGCGATGGGCGGAAAGTATGGCCATGAGATCTTCCGGGATCGGCATCGGCGTGAGCGGGCCGACATCAGTCCGGCCGGTGTTCCCCAGCGGTGCCCGCCCGGTCGCGGATGCGATGCCGCCGAAGGCGAGCCGAAGCACTTGGCCGACGACTTCGCGGCGGTCGCGGCACCGGATCGCGAGCCGGAGCATCTCCCAGTGCGCACGGGTGTGCGGCCACGCCCACTCCTGCGAAAGGATGTGAGCCCGTTCGAGCGCGCACCACATCTCGTCGATATCAGTGGTCAGACGTGCGCGATTCAGTTCGGCTTCGAAAGTGGATCGGACGCCGGCAGGCATGCGGGACACGGGACCTCCTGAGTTGTCGTGGCTCCTTGTCAGCGTTGCAAGCCGCGCCGGCGACTGCTTGAACAAACCTGCTACGGGTCACCGAACTCGTCCACCAATCGCAACTGCCCGAACTGCGACGGTGCCGCGCCGAACATGCTGTGGCAGACGCGGTTCAAATGAGCACTGTCGGCGAATCCGGCACCATGGGCCGCCTCGGTGAGGGTTCGTCCCGCAGCGAACAGCCGCACCGCGTGCTGCATCCGCAGCCACCGCACGTATGCCCGGAAGGGAAGTCCCACTTCAGCCGAGAACAGGTGCGCCAGTGGGCTCTCCGAGAGCTGTACCCGCCGGGCGAGTTCACTGAGCCGCACCGGGCCGTCGGCAAGGAGTCCGGGCAAATCGGCCAAGGAGCGGCGCACCGCCGGGTGCCAGGCGCTACGGTCGGGTTCGACCGCGCCGGAGACAATGGCCGCCATGCCGATCGGGCCGGAGCTGAACATCGCCCCGTGACGCACCCAGCCATCGACCGCATCCGCAGGTTCGGGGCACAGTATCGG
Proteins encoded in this window:
- a CDS encoding ArsR/SmtB family transcription factor; this encodes MAENVDDLRREMAALSERVSHLEAMAGESEVAHSASPVVEGEQFWALTGLQSRLGDHPATADGAVMMVGSLTLPDGAPVAWQQGAGTSGMWETDWSDQAATFAALGHPVRLELLRQILSGVHATAELAETASLGTTGQLHHHLRQLVAAGWVKQSGRGSYEVPATRVVPLLVCMVGAER
- a CDS encoding M23 family metallopeptidase, producing the protein MRAYGQAYAIDVVADPVDTPRPEFGRRMMRAVSKYPAFGAPVFAMLDGEVVRASGWRRDHRARSNAWGIFYMMAEGMIREIGGPGFVVGNHVTIRSDDGVYATVAHLRQGSLTVKVGDRVTAGSIVGHCGNSGNTSEPHVHAQLMDRASFWTARGLPMTFAGVTLDDEDERTEALPANDQHMTVNSPACPETH
- a CDS encoding WhiB family transcriptional regulator, which produces MHTPLHTPSRNCRTTLPIRGKPGLKNPVKSRVINALAKRLCLSYPVLAECREHASAAEEQYGIWGGMSEF
- a CDS encoding DUF3703 domain-containing protein, translated to MPAGVRSTFEAELNRARLTTDIDEMWCALERAHILSQEWAWPHTRAHWEMLRLAIRCRDRREVVGQVLRLAFGGIASATGRAPLGNTGRTDVGPLTPMPIPEDLMAILSAHR
- a CDS encoding helix-turn-helix transcriptional regulator, with the translated sequence MKSESAFCIGDEHGVTASCQAVVIPPNTSHRVVEGAASATLIHLAPEAAVAPILCPEPADAVDGWVRHGAMFSSGPIGMAAIVSGAVEPDRSAWHPAVRRSLADLPGLLADGPVRLSELARRVQLSESPLAHLFSAEVGLPFRAYVRWLRMQHAVRLFAAGRTLTEAAHGAGFADSAHLNRVCHSMFGAAPSQFGQLRLVDEFGDP